ACTCCGAGGAGGACCTGCGGTGTCCCGTGGAGCAGGCCCAGCGCTACTACACGGCGCTGAAGCTGCGCGGCGTGCCCACCGAGTTGCTGCTGTTCCCGGGCGAAAACCACGAACTATCACGCAGCGGCACCCCCTGGCACCGCCGCCGCCGGTTCGAGCATCTGCTGCGCTGGTGGGCGCGCTGGTTGCCCACGGCACAGAATCCCGCACCGCAGAACGCCCGACAGCCGGAGCCGGCCGGCGCCTAGGCAGCAGGGAACCCGCAGCGGGGCCGGGTCAGAAGCCCAGGACCCGCTGGGCCTCGTCGATGTCCGGCGCGGCCCAGCGCCGGGCGTATTCGGTGTTGCTGCACAACGAGCGGGTGAGCACCTTGTCCACGTACACCGTCCCGTAGAGATGGTCCGTCTCGTGCTGGACAATCCGCGCCTGCCAGCCGCTGAACCGTTCCATGTGCTGGCGGGACTGCGGGTCGGTGTAGTCCAGCACCACGGACGCATGCCGGCGCACCACGCCCTGGTACCCCTCGAAGGACAAGCAGCCCTCGAAGAATTCGGCGCTGTCGTCGCCGTCGGCTTCGTAGCGGGGATTGATGATGGTGAAGAACGGCAACGGCAGGCGTTCGCGTACCGCTGCAGCTTCGGCGCCGACGTCGTAGGTGTCTTCCAGTACCGCGATCTGCAACGGGATGCCCAACTGGGGCGCGGCCAGGCCCACACCTGGCGCAGCATGCATCACCCGCCGCATCAGCGCGATCAGCGCTTCCAGCTCCTCGGCGTCCAGCTCACCGTCAAAGGGCAGCGCCGCACGGCGCAGGGCGGGGTGGCCCAGTTGGACAATCGGTACAAGCTCCTGCTCCAGCATCGGAAGGACCAGGTCACGCAGCAGGGCGGAGGATTCGGTGGGCACGGATTCATCCTAATGGCCGCTACGCTGTTGGTGCGCCGCGCCGAAGAGTAGCGTCTGGGCCATCATGACTGAGCAGCAGCCCTACACCGTGCTGGGACGGTATCCAGGATTCGAGTTGCGCCACTATCCGGCGCACGTGCTGGCCCAGGTCACTGTGAACGCGGGATTCGAGGGGGCCGGCAACACCGGTTTCCGCTACCTGTACCGGTACATCAGCGGCCGGAACTCCTCCCGGGCGGGACTGGACCCCTATCCGCCGGGCGAAGTGCAGTTCAGCGAAAACCTGGCGATGACAGCCCCGGTGCTCCTGGAGCCGAGCCCCATCGCGGGAGCCTTTACGGTGGCTTTTGTCCTCCCTGGGGACCTGACCGCCCTCACCGCCCCGGTGCCGGAAGATCCCGCTGTGAGCATTGTGGCGGTACCGGGACAAACGGGGGCGGCGGCCGCCTTCTCCGGACGCTGGAATGAAGCCAACTACCAAGCCCATTTGGCCGCCTTGCAGGCCGCCGTCGGGGCAGAGGGGTTCAGCCTGCTGGGAAATCCGCGTTTTGCGCGGTTCGACCCGCCCTACCGGCCCTGGTTCCTGCGCCGCAACGAGGTGGTTCAGGACGTGGAGGGACCGGGGGACTGACGCGGCAGCGGGTGGATCCCGGGCAGGGCGGCGCCTGTTCCGGTCATGCGTCCGGGTCCGCCAGGTCCTGTTCTGCGGATGACAGCGCCCGGGACGACGGCGGGAGGGCGGCATGGAGGGAGGAGGTCACCCGTGGATTGTATGCGCCGGCGGGGGAGAGCCAAACAAAAAGCCGGGTCCCGCCTCAACGGCGGAACCCGGCTGTGCTGCGGGGCAGGAGTTAGCCTTCGCAGTCCACGCAGTAAGCCTCGCCGTTCTTTTCGCGGGCAATCTGCGAACGGTGGCGTACGAGGAAGCAGGACATGCAGGTGAACTCGTCTGCCTGCGGGGGAACTACCTTGATGAGCAGTTCCTCGCCGGACAGGTCTGCGCCGGGAAGGTCAAAACCATCAATGGCGTCTGACTCTTCGACATCGATGACAGCCGTCATCGCTCCGCCGCGCTGCTGAGCTTTCAGACCCTCCAGGGAGTCTGTGTGCTGGTCTTCTTCCTTGACGCGCGGGGCATCGTAATCGGTAGCCATTTTGTTGTGCTTATCTCCTGATTTGGGGGGGTTGAAGCGTAGATCATATAGGGCAACGAAAGTCGCTGCACCAAACCGTACAGGCGTGGCGGCCGTTCGTTGACGAAATAGGCGGCGAAAGTGACCAACGTCCCGTTCTCCCGTAGTGCCGGCGGTAGTTCCTTCGGCAGGACCGCCGGTACCCGGGTAATCCGGGGACCCCGGGCGCGCAGTGCAGCACGGGGGACGGGCACGGGGGACGGGCACGGGGGACGGGCACGGGGGACGGGCACGGGGGACGGGCACAGGGGACGGGCACGGGGGACGGGCACAGGGGACGGGCACAGGGGAATGGCACGGCCCAGCGCTGCACGCAACGGTTATGTCAACTTGATGAACCGCGGCGGCGGGCCTGCGGGGGAGTTATGTCAACTCACCATGAACCTGTACGGGAAACGTCCGGGGACCGGAAATTGTCCAACCAGGTCAGCGGATTTTGGCCCGGCCGCCCGGGTACGCCAACACGCCGGAGGAAACCGGCCCGGCATGCTGCAGCCCCGCACAGCGGCGCAAAACGAGTCGTCCGCTGCAAAAAGCATTCCCAAAGGTCTCCGGGAGGCAGAAACGTCCAAAACCGGGGGATTTGTGCTGATTTGAGTACCGAATCGGCATATAACCCGGAAAAGCGATATTAGTGCTTCTGGCCACTTCCGACGCGTACCGCAAAGTGCCGATAATCCACATTATGTCAACTAGCGTTTAGAAGGGGGTCCCCCGGACCCGCCCGAAGCCCTCATCTCCGGGGGCAGCCGCAGCATGTAGGCTTCCGGCAAACACCCGGCGTTCAAGGGAGGCATCATGGGCGCGCATCGCTGGTTTCCCGTTGCCGCAGCCGTCAGCACTCTCGTAGTGTCCCTGGCCGGCTGCGGCGCGGGCGCTTCCGGATCCGACGGCGCTGGATCCGACGGCGCCGAATCCGAGAGCACCGGCGGAAGGCCCAGCCGGTGGTCCGTGAGCGTCATCGATCCCGGGCCCGGCGCCTATGAGCAGTGCCTTGAAGATCCGCGCGTTGAGGAGGCGTTTGTGTCCGCGGACTATCCAGCTTCGCACATGGGTGTGACCCTGACTGCTGACGCAACCGCAGACGATGCCGGGCGGATTGCCGACTGCCTGCAGCAGGCCCTGCCGTCCGCAGAAGTTTCGGTCGCCGGCCCGGGGTCCGGCTAGCCGTCCACGCCGGAGAGGAACTCCAGCAGCGCCGCCCCCAGGGCCTCGGGAGCCTCCTGGGCTGCATAGTGCCCAACGCCATCCAGCTGCACAGCCGTGAAAGATCCGGTGGCCAGCGGTGCGAAGGTCTGTTCGGTGAACGGCCCGCCGCCGGCACCCACGGCCAGCACCGGCATCGCAAGGGGCCGCGACGCCGCCAGGGCCTTGATTTCCGCCCCTTCCGAAAGCATGGAGCGGTAGAGGCCCGCGGCGCCGTTCCAGCCGCCCGGACGGGAGTACGTGCGGGCAAACTCAGCAATATCCGTGCTGGTCACGGCGCCTTCCACTGCCGTCATGGACGGATAGGCCCAGGCGGCCAGCAGGTCCATTTCCCTGCCGGTCAGCAGCAAGTCCGGTATTCCGGGGGCGGCAAGCATGCCGATATGCCAGGAACCGCCATGGGCGACATCGGCCAGGGCTTCGAGTCCAAACCCGGCCAGCCCGGCCTCCACCGCCGTAAAACTTGCCACTGCCTCGGGGTGTACGGCGGCAAGACGGAACGCCGCTCCCCCGCTGATGTCCTGCGCCAGTAGATGTACCGGCCCGACGCCCAGGGCACGCAGGAATTCATGGAGTGTTTCCGCCACGGCTCTGCTGTCGAGGCCCGTGTCCGGAACTGCAGCGGAATCCCCGAAGCCCGGCAGGTCCACGGCAAACACCCGGTGGCTGCGGGCCAGCACGGGGATCAATGTGCGGAACGCCCACCAGCTTTCCGGGAAACCGTGCAGCAGCAGGACCGGTGATCCTTCCCGTCCGGCGGAGACGTAATGGAGGCGAATTTCGCCGGCCTGGGCGGTGGCATGGCGGGCGCCGGGGATGGTGGCGGCTGGACTCATGTTCATGGCGCGTCCTCCAATAGACAACCGAGTTGTCCACCATCGTAAGACAATCGGGTTGTCTAATCCATAGTCCGCGTATGCTGTTTTCGTGAATCGGACCGGTGCGGACCTTGCTTTGCTGCTGCTCGCTGCCTACCGGCAGCTGGTGGAGGACGCGACCGCCGAGCTGGCGGCCCGCGGCTATGCCGACATCCGGCCGGTGCATGATTTTGCCTTGCGCGCCATTGACGCCGGAGCCGACACCGCCTCTGAACTCGGGCGCGCGACGGCGGTGACGAAGCAGGCGGCCGCCAAGACCATCGCGGTGCTGCTGGAACGCGGTTACGCGGAACGCCGCACGGATGAACAGGATGCCCGGCGCAAGCGGCTAACCGTCACTCCCCTGGGCCACCGGATGCTTAGGGAAGGCGAAGCAGTATTTGACGGCCTCCGCGCTGCATGGGCAAGTCGGATCGGCGCACCCGAACTAGGGCAGCTCGAACGGGACCTGGGCGTGCTGACAGGCGATTCCCGCATCTCACTCGGGTACCCGGGATGGGCCTCAGGGGCCGGCGAATGACGGTGGCCTTTTCCTGGCTCGACTCCCCCGGCAGCCTTTCCCCTGCCATGCGCCGCCAGCTGCTGCACTGCTGGACGGACGTCAGCAACGCAGGCGGCGCCGTCGGCTTCCCGCTGCTGCCGGTGGGTACCGGCGACGTCGAGCCGGCGCTGGCAGCGCTCGTTGCCGCCCTCGCACCCGAAGGCCCCCGGCTGCTGATTGCGCAAGAACACGGCGTGCTGGCCGGGTGGTTGGTCCTCACCGTTAACCCGGGCACCCTGACCAGCCACTGGGCCCGCGTAACCCGGGTACAGAGCGCGCTGGCGGCACGTGGCCGGGGCATCGGCTCCGCACTGATGCAGGAAGCCGCCCGATACGCCCGTGAGGAACTGCGGCTGGACGAACTGATCCTCGAGGTTCGCGGCGGCATGGGGCTGGAGTCCTTTTATTCGGGCCTGGGCTGGGTCGAGTACGGCCGCCGGCCCCGGGCCCTGCGGCTGGCCGCAGACGACTTCCGTGACGAGGTCCTGATGCGCCTGCCGCTGCCCGCCGGCGAAGGCTTGGCCGCGGCCCCCGCCTGAGTCCCCTCCTCCGGGCGGCCAGCGTCAGGACCGCCTAGCAGTCACCAGCAGATACTCCCAGTCCATGGCCATACCGCCTGCCTGGGTGCTGTACCTCTGCACCAGGGCCAGCAGCTTCTGATCCAGTGCGCCCGCCCGGTCCGGATTGCGCGCAAGGAATTCGTACACCGCAATAATTGGTCCGTAATGTGCCTTAAGGAACCCCAGGAAGTCCTCCGGCGTGGCAAACCGGTCAATGAGCACGGTTCGGCGTTCGGCGCGGAACTCCCTCACCCGCCCTTCCAAGAGGGACTCGACGTGCTCCCGGTTTCCCCACAATTGCGGTGACTGCGTTCCCGGCGGCGGCGCCGGCGAGTAGGGCTTCAGAGCGGCGAACATGCTGCCGACGAATCCTTCCGGAGTCCAGTTGATCAGCCCGATGCGTCCCCCCGACCGGCACACACGGACGAGTTCGGCGGCAGCCAGGCGATGATGCGGGGCGAACATCACGCCTGCACAGGAAATCACCGCGTCGTAGGAGGCGTCGGCATACGGGAGATGCTCGGCGTCCGCCATGGACCAGGTCAGCCGGACGGACCGGGCCAGCGCCAGGCGCTTACCGGAATTCAGCAGCTCAGGCGTCAGGTCCGAAGCGGTGACATCGGCTCCCGTCTCCGCTGCCGGGATTGCCGCATTCCCGGTCCCCGCCGCGATGTCCAGGACCCGGTCGCTGCCCCGGATGCCGGCGGCCCGGACGAGGACGGGCCCCAGGGGCGAAATGGTTTCGGCGGCAACGGCCGCGTAATCCCCCAGCGACCAGATGGCCCTGAGCCGTGCCTTGATCGCCCGGTCCGCGCCGGCATCGTCAGGAAGCTCGTCCATATCCTCACGTCCTTGGTTTCGGAACCGAACGCCGCGGTACTGCGGAACAGATATTTTTCCGCGGCTGTCGATATCTCCGCCGCTTGTTCGACGCCATAGTAGAAGACGCAACACCGCGTCCTCACAGTTGCAGGAACAGCAACGCATAGAAGAAGGAGTCCACCATGAAGTACATGCTCATTATGCGGTCCACCGACGCGGGCGTGCAGGCCTACAAGGATGTCCCCTTCGAGGAAGTCATTAACCGGATGGGCGCCTATAACGAGTCAATGATCAACGCAGGGGTATTGCTGGCCGGCGAAGGCCTGGCCGAGATTTCCACCGACAGCGGCTTTGTTGTGGACTTTTCCGAGGATCCGCCGCTGATCACAGACGGCCCCTACGGGGAAACCCATGAGCTGTTCAACGGGTTCTGGATCATCTCCGCCGCCTCCCGCGAAGAAGCGGCGGAGTGGGCCAGCCGCTGCCCGCTTGGACCGGGATCGAAGCTGGAAGTGCGGCGGGTAACGGAGGCTGCGGACTTCGCAGATTTCGCCGACAACGAGTACATCCGGAAGGAAGAAGGATGGCGCAGGGACGAGGAGAAGCTGCGCACGGAGCACCGGTAGCAGCCGGTCCCGGGCAGGCAGCGGCAATCCGGCGCCGCCTCGACGCGCTGTGGCGCATCGAAGGTGCCCGGATTGTTGCTGCCCTGGCGCGTGCCACCGGGGACGTGGGCCTGGCCGAGGACGCGGCCCAGGAAGCGGTTGCCCAGGCACTGGAACAGTGGGGCACACGCGGCATTCCGCGGAACCCCGGCGCCTGGATTACGACGGCGGCCCGGCGGCGCGCCATCGACCGCTGGCGGCGGGAGGACCAGCTCGGCAACCGTTACGCGCAGTTGGCCCGCGCCCGGGAAGATGAAGCCGCCGTTGACTGGGATCCGCTCCCCGACGATGTGCTCCGGCTGCTGTTTACCGCCTGCCATCCCGTGCTTGCGCCTGAGGCCCAGGTAGCGCTGACCCTGCGGCTGGTGGGATCACTGCGCACGGAGGAAATCGCCCGGCTGTTCCTGGTACCCGTGGCCACCATGCAGCAGCGGATCCTCCGTGCCCGGAAGAGCCTGGCCGCCGCCCGGGTCCCGTTCGAAGTCCCGGAACCCAATGAGTGGGGTCCGCGGCTGCGGGGTGTGATGCATGTTGTCTACCTGATGTTCACGGAGGGGTATGCGGCAACGGCCGGTGAGACCTGGATCCGGCCGGACCTGGCTAACGAGGCACTGCGGATCGGACGGATCCTGGCCGGCCTGGTGCCCCGGGTCCCGGAGGTCCACGCGCTGGTGGCGCTGTTGGAGTTCCAAGCCTCCCGTTTCGCCGCCCGCACCGGGGCCGGCGGTGAGCCGGTGCTGCTGCCGGACCAGGACCGCACCAGGTGGGACCGGGCGCAGATTGAGCGGGGCCGCGCGTCGCTGGCCCGCGCGGACGCCCTGGCAGCAGCGGCCGGACGGTCCCGCGGGAGCTACGCACTGCAGGCAGCCATCGCGCAATGCCATGCCACCGCCGGGCGTGCCGACGAGACGGACTGGCCGGCCATCGTGGACCTCTATGAGGCGCTGGGCCGCATCAGCCCCGGCGACGTCGTCGAACTCAACCGTGCCGTAGCAGTGTCCATGGCGTCGGGGCCCGAGCCGGCCCTGGCCATTGTGGAGCGTCTGGACGCCCGGGGGCCCTGCGGGGATCCCATCTGCTGCCTAGCGTGCGCGGCGAGCTGCTCTCCCGGCTGGGCAGGGTCGAGGAGGCCAGGGCCGAATTCCGCGCCGCCGCGGAACTGGCGGAGAACCGGCATGAACGCCGGCTCCTGCTGCTCCGGGGGCAGGAGTAGAGTCCAACCACACGCGTTTCCCGCATTGCCCTTCCACAGTCTCTGCAAATCCACAGTCTCTGCCAAAGGATCACCTTGACCTCAAACCCGCAGCCCTTCCCATCCAACGCCGATCCCCTGACGGATCCGGACTGGTGGCGGCAGGCTGCGGTTTACCAGGTGTATCCGCGCAGCTTCTCGGACTCCAACGGTGACGGGCTGGGCGACCTGCAGGGCGTAACCGCCAAGGTGCCCTACCTTTCGGCCCTCGGCGTGGACGCCGTATGGCTCAGTCCCTTTTACCCCTCGGCGCTCGCCGACGGAGGTTACGACGTCGACGACTACCGTGATGTCGACCCGCGCCTGGGCACCTTGGCGCACTTCGACGACATGGCCGCTGCCCTGCACGGTGCCGGAATCAAGCTGATTGTGGACATTGTCCCCAATCATTCCTCCAACCGGCATGCCTGGTTCCGCGAAGCGCTGGACTCGCCCCGGGGTTCCGCGGCCCGGGAACGGTATATCTTCCGCGACGGCACCGGGCCCGACGGCGCCCAGCCGCCCTCGGACTGGCAGTCCGTGTTCGGCGGCAGCGCCTGGGAGCAGGTGCCGGACGGGCAGTGGTACCTGCACCTCTTCGCTCCGGAGCAGCCGGACTTCAACTGGGAGAACCGTGCGGTGAAGGACGAATTCCTGGCCACCCTGCGCTTCTGGTCCGACCGCGGGGTGGACGGCTTCCGGATTGACGTGGCGCATGCCCTGGCGAAGGACCTGAGCGAACCGCTGCCCTCCAGCGCGCTGCTCGCTGCCGAGGGCGACGGAACCGACGGCGCGCATCCGTTCTGGGACCGGAACGAGGTCCATGACATCTACACCGAGTGGCGCGCACTGTTCAATGAATACACTCCGCCGCGCACGGCGGTGGCCGAAGCCTGGGTCCATGCATCCCGCCGCGGCCGCTACGCCAGCCCCGCCGGCCTGGGCCAGGCATTCAACTTCGACCTGCTGCAGGCGGATTTCGACGCCGCCCGCTTCCGCACGGTCATCACCGACAATCTGGTCCAGGCGGCGGAAACCGGCGCGTCGTCCACCTGGGTCCTGTCCAACCACGACGTCGTGCGGCATGCCACGCGCTACGGATTGCCGGCAACGCCGGCGGACAGCGCCAAGGGCCAGGACGGCAAGGCATGGGTCCTGGCCGGCGGACCGGAAGAGCAGTTGGACCGGGCCGCGGGACTGCGCCGGGCCCGTGCGGCCACCCTCCTGATGCTGGCCCTGCCCGGCTCCGCCTATTTGTACCAGGGCGAAGAACTGGGCCTGCACGAGGTTGCTGCCATCCCCGACGCCGACCGCCAGGATCCCGCTTTCTTCCGCAACGCAGGGGTGGAAAAGGGCCGGGACGGCTGCCGGGTGCCGCTGCCCTGGACCCCGGAGGAGCCGTGCTTCGGCTTCGGCACCGGTGCACCCCACCTGCCCCAGCCGGAATGGTTTGGTCCCGCGGCCGTGTCGCTGCAGGACGCCGATACGGATTCCACGCTGAACTTCTACCGGCGGGCCCTGGAACTGCGCGGCAAGCGGCAGGGTGCCGAGGAACTTGCGTGGGTGCCCAGCGCTGCCTCCGTCCTGCACTTCACCCGGCCCGGCGGCTGGCAGAGCATCACCAACTTCGGTACCGCGGCCGTGGCCCTGCCCGCCGGCACGGTGCTGCACACCAGCGCGCCGCTCGAGGGCGGCCTGCTGCCGCCGGACACCACGGCCTGGCTCGGCTGACCGGCGGCTGCTTCCGGGGCCTGTCGGCGGGAAGGCGGGATGGCTACCGTGGAGGGTAGGCAAGAACAGCTACCCGTTGTAAGGAGATCCGCCATGGAGCCAATCCCCGGGATCAACGTTTCGGTTCCGCCCAGCGGCCCGGGCTGCGTGGAATGCACGCAGCAGCAGGGCTGGTGGTACCACCTGCGCCGCTGCACCGAATGCGGGCACATCGGCTGCTGCGACAATTCGCCGGGCCAGCACGCCACCGCGCACGAGCAGCAGACCGGGCACCAGATCATCCGCAGCTATGAGCCGGGCGAGGACTGGTTCTGGAACTACGCCGATTCCTCTGTTTTCGCCGGCCCCGAGCTGGCCCCGCCGGAGCACCACCCGTTCAACCAGTCGGTTCCCGGGCCGGCCAGCCGGGTGCCTCCGGACTGGCAGGAGCTGCTGCGCTGAACGCGTGGGCAGCACCGGGTGAGTCCGGGTTTACACTGTAAACATGACTAGAACCTACATCGTTACAGGATCCGCTTCCGGCATCGGAGCAGCCACCGCCAACCTGCTGAAGGAGGCCGGCAACAAAGTCATTGGCGTTGACCTCCGCAACGCCGACGTTGAAGGCGATCTCAGCACCCCCGAGGGCCGTTCCGCTGCCGTAGCCAAGGTCCTTGACCTTTCCGGCGGCACTGTCGACGCCGTGATCGCCTGCGCAGGCATCTCTGCCCCCGCCCCCATCACCGTGGCCGTGAACTTCTTCGGTGTTACCGACTTCCTCACCGCACTGGCACCCGTCCTGGCCAAGAGCAGCGCCCCGCGTGCCGCCGTCGTCAGCTCCATGGCGAGCCTGCAGCCCAACTCCCCCGAGCTGGTTGAGGCGCTGCTGGCCGGCAGCGAGGAGGAAGCGCTGCGGATCGGCAAGGAGCTCGCAGACAAGGGCCCCCAGACCGGCTACCTTAACTACCCGTCCAGCAAGCGCGCACTCAGCCGCTGGGTCCGCCGCGAAAGCATCACCCCGGCATTTGCCGGTGCCGGCATCCCGCTGAACGCCGTGGCCCCCGGCACCGTCCTGTCCGCCATGACCCGCGAGCTCCTGGCCACGCCCGAAAGCCGTGCCATGGTGGACGAAAACGTCCCCATGCCGCTGAACGGCCACTCCGAGCCCGAGGTCATTGCCCGGCTGCTCATCTGGCTGACGTCCGAGGAGAACACCCACACCACCGGCCAGACCATCTACACCGACGGCGGCGCCGACGCGACGCTGCGCGGCGACGACATCTGGTCCTAGTCCGCCCCCTGCCGCACCGCTGCGGCAAACACCTCCGGCGCCGGGTATCCCCCGGCGCCGGAGGTGTTTAACGGCAGCATTCGCGTCCCCCGGTGCTTTTCTGACATGATGTTGGCATGATGCCAACAGCCCGTCGGCATCATGCCCAGAAAAATACCACTCAAGGGGTACCGATGTTTTTAGCGTTGCGTGAACTGCGTTTCGCCCGGGCCAGATTCGGACTGATGGGCGGCGTCGTCGCCCTCATCGCCGTGCTAATGGTCCTGCTGTCCGGCTTGTCCTCCGGTCTCGTCAACGACGGCGTCTCCGGCCTGAAATCCATGCCGGCAACTGCGTTTGCCTTCAACGAGGGCACCAAGACCGACAATGCCTTCTCCCGCAGCGTGGTGGACGAACACCAGGCTGCAGTGTGGGCCGAACAGCCCGGCGTGGATGAAGCGGCCCTGATGGGCACTGCCATGATGAACGGCACCACCGGAAACGGCACCCAGGTGGATCTGGCCCTGTTCGGCATTGAACCCGACTCGTTCCTGGCCCCGCAGGTCGGCGAAGGCCGCGGCCTGTCCGCACCGGATGAAATCGTGGTCTCCTCCACCGCGGCAGATGCCGGCCTGAACATTGGTGACGTGGTGACCCTCGAACGCATCGGCGTCGAACTGACCGTGGTCGGCTACACGGACAGCCAGGCGACGTTCGGCCACGTTGACCTCGCTTACCTTCCGCTGGATACCTGGCAGTACCTGGCCAGCGGCCAGAGTGTTCCCGGAGCCCCCGCCAAGGCACAAATGGACGGCGTGAAATTCGACACTGCCAGCACGGTTGCCCTGAAGGCAGCCGACGGTGCGGACATCGACTTTGCGGCAGGAGACGACGCCGCCGGAACAGTCACGTCCACCCTGTCCGAATCCTTCAATGCTTCCCCCGGCTACTCCGCCGAAACCATGACCCTGCAGATGATCCAGGTGTTCCTCTACGCCATCTGCGCCCTGGTCGTTGGTGCTTTCTTCACGGTCTGGACCATCCAGCGCAAACACGAACTCGCAGTCCTGCGCGCCGTAGGCGCCTCCACCGGGTACCTGCTCCGTGACGGCCTGCTGCAGGCAACCATCATCTTGGTGGTCTCCACGGTTGTCGGCATCCTTGCCGGCCTCGCCATGGGCGCCGGGCTGAGCGGGACCGCCATGCCGTTCGCACTGGAACCCGCACCCATCGTGCTGGCCACGGTCCTGACCATCGTGCTGGGCCTGGCCGGCGCCGCCCTGGCTATTGTCCGCATTTCCCGCGTAGATCCCCTGGCTGCCCTTGGAGGACAACGATGAGCACCGCAACCACACAGCAGCAAAACTCCGGCACCCGAACCGGCGGCCTGCTGATCACCTCCGCGAACCTGGCGCTGGGCGACGGCGGCAGCACAGTCCAGGCCCTGGACAATGTTTCGCTGGCCGTCCGGCCCGGGGAAATGGTCGCCGTCGTCGGACCGTCCGGGGCTGGCAAATCCAGCCTCCTAGCGGTAGC
This Arthrobacter sp. zg-Y20 DNA region includes the following protein-coding sequences:
- a CDS encoding peptide deformylase is translated as MLEQELVPIVQLGHPALRRAALPFDGELDAEELEALIALMRRVMHAAPGVGLAAPQLGIPLQIAVLEDTYDVGAEAAAVRERLPLPFFTIINPRYEADGDDSAEFFEGCLSFEGYQGVVRRHASVVLDYTDPQSRQHMERFSGWQARIVQHETDHLYGTVYVDKVLTRSLCSNTEYARRWAAPDIDEAQRVLGF
- a CDS encoding UBP-type zinc finger domain-containing protein, encoding MEPIPGINVSVPPSGPGCVECTQQQGWWYHLRRCTECGHIGCCDNSPGQHATAHEQQTGHQIIRSYEPGEDWFWNYADSSVFAGPELAPPEHHPFNQSVPGPASRVPPDWQELLR
- a CDS encoding MarR family winged helix-turn-helix transcriptional regulator, encoding MNRTGADLALLLLAAYRQLVEDATAELAARGYADIRPVHDFALRAIDAGADTASELGRATAVTKQAAAKTIAVLLERGYAERRTDEQDARRKRLTVTPLGHRMLREGEAVFDGLRAAWASRIGAPELGQLERDLGVLTGDSRISLGYPGWASGAGE
- a CDS encoding SDR family oxidoreductase, translated to MTRTYIVTGSASGIGAATANLLKEAGNKVIGVDLRNADVEGDLSTPEGRSAAVAKVLDLSGGTVDAVIACAGISAPAPITVAVNFFGVTDFLTALAPVLAKSSAPRAAVVSSMASLQPNSPELVEALLAGSEEEALRIGKELADKGPQTGYLNYPSSKRALSRWVRRESITPAFAGAGIPLNAVAPGTVLSAMTRELLATPESRAMVDENVPMPLNGHSEPEVIARLLIWLTSEENTHTTGQTIYTDGGADATLRGDDIWS
- a CDS encoding class I SAM-dependent methyltransferase, whose protein sequence is MDELPDDAGADRAIKARLRAIWSLGDYAAVAAETISPLGPVLVRAAGIRGSDRVLDIAAGTGNAAIPAAETGADVTASDLTPELLNSGKRLALARSVRLTWSMADAEHLPYADASYDAVISCAGVMFAPHHRLAAAELVRVCRSGGRIGLINWTPEGFVGSMFAALKPYSPAPPPGTQSPQLWGNREHVESLLEGRVREFRAERRTVLIDRFATPEDFLGFLKAHYGPIIAVYEFLARNPDRAGALDQKLLALVQRYSTQAGGMAMDWEYLLVTARRS
- a CDS encoding alpha/beta hydrolase; the encoded protein is MNMSPAATIPGARHATAQAGEIRLHYVSAGREGSPVLLLHGFPESWWAFRTLIPVLARSHRVFAVDLPGFGDSAAVPDTGLDSRAVAETLHEFLRALGVGPVHLLAQDISGGAAFRLAAVHPEAVASFTAVEAGLAGFGLEALADVAHGGSWHIGMLAAPGIPDLLLTGREMDLLAAWAYPSMTAVEGAVTSTDIAEFARTYSRPGGWNGAAGLYRSMLSEGAEIKALAASRPLAMPVLAVGAGGGPFTEQTFAPLATGSFTAVQLDGVGHYAAQEAPEALGAALLEFLSGVDG
- a CDS encoding DUF4193 domain-containing protein translates to MATDYDAPRVKEEDQHTDSLEGLKAQQRGGAMTAVIDVEESDAIDGFDLPGADLSGEELLIKVVPPQADEFTCMSCFLVRHRSQIAREKNGEAYCVDCEG
- a CDS encoding YciI family protein — translated: MKYMLIMRSTDAGVQAYKDVPFEEVINRMGAYNESMINAGVLLAGEGLAEISTDSGFVVDFSEDPPLITDGPYGETHELFNGFWIISAASREEAAEWASRCPLGPGSKLEVRRVTEAADFADFADNEYIRKEEGWRRDEEKLRTEHR
- a CDS encoding glycoside hydrolase family 13 protein; its protein translation is MTSNPQPFPSNADPLTDPDWWRQAAVYQVYPRSFSDSNGDGLGDLQGVTAKVPYLSALGVDAVWLSPFYPSALADGGYDVDDYRDVDPRLGTLAHFDDMAAALHGAGIKLIVDIVPNHSSNRHAWFREALDSPRGSAARERYIFRDGTGPDGAQPPSDWQSVFGGSAWEQVPDGQWYLHLFAPEQPDFNWENRAVKDEFLATLRFWSDRGVDGFRIDVAHALAKDLSEPLPSSALLAAEGDGTDGAHPFWDRNEVHDIYTEWRALFNEYTPPRTAVAEAWVHASRRGRYASPAGLGQAFNFDLLQADFDAARFRTVITDNLVQAAETGASSTWVLSNHDVVRHATRYGLPATPADSAKGQDGKAWVLAGGPEEQLDRAAGLRRARAATLLMLALPGSAYLYQGEELGLHEVAAIPDADRQDPAFFRNAGVEKGRDGCRVPLPWTPEEPCFGFGTGAPHLPQPEWFGPAAVSLQDADTDSTLNFYRRALELRGKRQGAEELAWVPSAASVLHFTRPGGWQSITNFGTAAVALPAGTVLHTSAPLEGGLLPPDTTAWLG
- a CDS encoding heme-binding protein — encoded protein: MTEQQPYTVLGRYPGFELRHYPAHVLAQVTVNAGFEGAGNTGFRYLYRYISGRNSSRAGLDPYPPGEVQFSENLAMTAPVLLEPSPIAGAFTVAFVLPGDLTALTAPVPEDPAVSIVAVPGQTGAAAAFSGRWNEANYQAHLAALQAAVGAEGFSLLGNPRFARFDPPYRPWFLRRNEVVQDVEGPGD
- a CDS encoding GNAT family N-acetyltransferase, which encodes MTVAFSWLDSPGSLSPAMRRQLLHCWTDVSNAGGAVGFPLLPVGTGDVEPALAALVAALAPEGPRLLIAQEHGVLAGWLVLTVNPGTLTSHWARVTRVQSALAARGRGIGSALMQEAARYAREELRLDELILEVRGGMGLESFYSGLGWVEYGRRPRALRLAADDFRDEVLMRLPLPAGEGLAAAPA